One region of Epilithonimonas zeae genomic DNA includes:
- a CDS encoding nuclear transport factor 2 family protein: MIKKLLLTLSLITVTIVFAQKNNDQQSVAEASEKLRLAMISGDKAILESLILPELTYGHSGGHIDDAKEFVEKLVSKRSNFLSIENTNQSIQIVDKTAIVRNHLYAQTHDLGKEQGEVSLDILYVWQKTKNGWKLLARQAVKAEKKK; encoded by the coding sequence ATGATAAAGAAATTATTATTGACATTAAGTTTAATAACAGTAACAATTGTATTTGCACAGAAAAACAATGACCAACAATCCGTTGCTGAAGCGTCAGAAAAACTAAGATTAGCAATGATTAGCGGAGACAAAGCTATTTTAGAATCCTTGATTCTTCCGGAACTGACTTACGGACATTCGGGCGGACATATTGATGATGCGAAGGAATTTGTAGAAAAATTAGTCAGCAAAAGGTCAAATTTTTTATCTATTGAAAATACCAATCAATCTATTCAAATTGTAGATAAAACAGCAATTGTTCGCAATCATTTGTATGCACAAACTCACGATTTAGGAAAAGAACAAGGAGAAGTGAGTCTGGATATTTTGTATGTCTGGCAGAAAACTAAAAATGGCTGGAAATTGTTGGCTAGACAGGCTGTGAAAGCGGAGAAGAAAAAGTAA
- a CDS encoding proline dehydrogenase family protein, with the protein MSIFNDTKLAFADKTDAQLKKAYWMFKAIEQPALTNIGVSLLNFTVRNNFPFVDGIVKQTLFEQFCGGETREESMKVVKQMFKRGVGSIFDYSIEGKEEEEVFDAVCKEIKDIVRFSVGNPAIPFIVFKPTAFGRIDIYEEVGKGKELTTSQKEEWNRVVQRFDEVCQLCYESDKKVMVDAEETWMQDAADQLCEEMMEKYNKEKAIVWNTIQMYRTGRLEYMNAHLERAREKGYFIGYKIVRGAYMEKERKRAEEQNYPDPIQPTKQATDDNYNAGIDFVMGHLDKVSAFFGTHNEKSSELVMDKMKTKGLEHDNPHIYFGQLYGMSDNITYYLANQHYNVAKYLPYGPVKDVVPYLTRRAQENTSVAGQTGRELGLIQKELKRRK; encoded by the coding sequence ATGAGTATTTTCAATGATACAAAGCTTGCATTTGCCGATAAAACGGATGCTCAGCTCAAAAAAGCCTATTGGATGTTCAAGGCGATTGAACAACCTGCATTGACCAATATTGGCGTTTCTCTTCTCAATTTTACCGTTAGAAACAATTTTCCCTTTGTGGACGGGATTGTGAAGCAGACTTTGTTTGAACAGTTTTGCGGGGGCGAAACCCGAGAAGAAAGTATGAAAGTGGTAAAACAGATGTTCAAACGCGGCGTTGGAAGTATTTTCGATTACTCGATTGAAGGAAAAGAAGAAGAAGAAGTTTTTGATGCTGTATGTAAGGAAATTAAGGATATTGTGAGATTTTCTGTAGGAAATCCTGCGATTCCGTTTATTGTTTTCAAGCCAACGGCTTTTGGGAGAATTGATATCTACGAAGAAGTTGGAAAAGGAAAAGAATTGACAACCAGCCAAAAAGAAGAATGGAATAGAGTAGTTCAGCGTTTTGATGAAGTTTGTCAACTTTGTTATGAAAGTGATAAAAAAGTAATGGTTGATGCGGAAGAAACCTGGATGCAAGATGCGGCTGACCAGCTTTGTGAGGAAATGATGGAAAAATACAACAAGGAAAAAGCCATTGTCTGGAACACCATCCAAATGTACAGAACCGGTCGTCTGGAATATATGAATGCTCATCTGGAAAGAGCCAGAGAAAAAGGTTATTTCATTGGTTATAAGATTGTTCGCGGTGCTTATATGGAAAAGGAAAGAAAGAGAGCCGAAGAGCAAAATTATCCGGATCCAATCCAGCCAACTAAACAAGCAACGGATGATAATTACAATGCCGGAATCGATTTTGTAATGGGACATCTGGACAAGGTTTCTGCATTTTTCGGAACACACAATGAAAAGTCATCCGAATTGGTAATGGACAAAATGAAAACCAAAGGATTAGAACACGATAATCCGCATATCTATTTTGGACAGCTTTACGGGATGAGTGATAACATTACTTATTATTTAGCAAACCAACATTACAACGTTGCTAAATACCTCCCTTATGGACCAGTAAAAGACGTGGTTCCTTATCTTACGAGACGTGCGCAGGAAAATACTTCTGTTGCCGGACAAACGGGACGAGAATTAGGATTGATACAGAAAGAATTGAAGAGAAGAAAATAG